GGACGGTGCGCGGATGACGGACAGGGGAGCCATGGAGCGCGTGGTGACGATCCGCGACGTGGCGGCGCGCGCCGGGGTGTCCATCGCCACCGTGTCGCGCGTCCTCAACGGCAGCGGCAACGCCACGCCGGAAACCATGGAGAAGGTGCGCGCCGCCGCCTCCGACCTGTCCTTCCGGCCCAGCACCATCGGGCGCAACCTGAAGGCGGCGCGCACCCGCACCGTCGGCGTGCTGGTGCCGTCGCTGACCAACCCGGTCTTCGCCGAAAGCGTCGCCGGCATCCAGGACGCCGCGGCGGAAGCCGGCTACAGCGTGCTGATCGCCTCCACCGACTATGATCCGGGCCGTGAGGCCCGCGCCATCGAAGGGCTGCTGTCCAACCGGGTCGAGGGGCTGGTGCTGACCGTCGCCGACGCCGACCGCAGCGGCTCGCTCGACACGCTGGACGAGGTGCGGCTGCCCTATGTCCTGGCCTACAACCAGCCGGAACGGGCGTCGCGCGCCCATGTGTCGGTCGACAATGTCGCCGCCTCCCGCGCCGTGGTCGAACGGATGACGGCGCTCGGCCATCGGCGCATCGGCATGATCGCCGGCCACTTCCGCCAGTCCGACCGCTCCCGCCGCCGCCATGCCGGCTGGCTGGCGGCGCTGGAGGCCGCCGGCCTGCGCCCCGGCCCGGTGCTGGATGTCGATTTCAACGAGTTGCGCCTCACCCACCGGTTGGCCCCCCTTCTGGAGGGGCCGGAGCGGCCGACCGCCTTCTTCGCCTCCAACGACATGCTGGCGCTCGCCACCATCCGGGCGCTGCGCGACCTCGGCCTTGCGGTGCCCGACGATGTGTCGGTCTGCGGTTTCGACGGGATCGAGGTCGGCCGGCTGATGACGCCCAGCCTCGCCACCCTGGTGCAGCCGGCCCGTGCCATGGGGGCCACCGCCTTCGAACATCTGCGCACCGGTTTTTCCGGCGAACCGCAAAGCCGCGCCGTGATGCTGCCCTTCACCCTGCGGCCGGGCGAATCGCTCGGACCTGCGCCATTCGACCCTGCGCCATCACCACCCTCGACCTGATCCGAACGCCTTCCCACCGGAGACTTCCGCCATCATGATCAAGCCGTTCCTGTTCGGCGCCGCCCTCGGTGCCGTCTCGCTG
This portion of the Azospirillum sp. B510 genome encodes:
- a CDS encoding LacI family DNA-binding transcriptional regulator, which codes for MTDRGAMERVVTIRDVAARAGVSIATVSRVLNGSGNATPETMEKVRAAASDLSFRPSTIGRNLKAARTRTVGVLVPSLTNPVFAESVAGIQDAAAEAGYSVLIASTDYDPGREARAIEGLLSNRVEGLVLTVADADRSGSLDTLDEVRLPYVLAYNQPERASRAHVSVDNVAASRAVVERMTALGHRRIGMIAGHFRQSDRSRRRHAGWLAALEAAGLRPGPVLDVDFNELRLTHRLAPLLEGPERPTAFFASNDMLALATIRALRDLGLAVPDDVSVCGFDGIEVGRLMTPSLATLVQPARAMGATAFEHLRTGFSGEPQSRAVMLPFTLRPGESLGPAPFDPAPSPPST